The Mytilus galloprovincialis chromosome 11, xbMytGall1.hap1.1, whole genome shotgun sequence genome contains the following window.
accgcataatcagctattaaagcccccgaaatgacaatgtaaaacaattcaaacaagaaaagtaactgcctcatttatgtacaaaaaatgaatatgttgTGTTCTCATGGAACTTTTCCCATATGTAATTATTTGGTCTATGCTTTGTGCTATTGTTGATTCAGATTATTATTCTTCAGTTTGGTGTTCAGAAAATAAAACCTTTCatattactattttattttatccaAGTCTGCCACCAACAAACCCAACATACTGGCCAAACCCAACATACTGGCCAGTTGCATCGGGATACTTGTCCCTTATTCCCCACACACAACAGCTGGGTATAACCCTCCTATTTCCTGCCCCCAAATATCCATGAATCCATAGTATGTATTGCCTGTAGGCAGCATGGCGATGACACCTGTTGTAGTTGTCATCTTCAGGCTGTGCCAGAAAATCATTCCGGTACCGGATTGCCAGCTCCAAAACAAGTTCATCTAGGACACATTGCTGGAAATCCTAGaaataaagaatattatttattatttaatgtatttttaaaaaaatacaaatattgtaGCATAAATATTATACCAATACAGTGTCAAATGAGAAATGTCAAACCAACTACAATGAAAGCTTTACAGCACAAGAAAAGAAAACGGGGAAAAAATGTAAATCATATAATGCAGACAGATTGTGCAACAAGAACAGTATGACGACAGAGATGACACTAACAAaaagaacaagtgaaactgcgagctactgctcactgatgatacccccgccgcaagtggataatattaatagtgtaaaaatatgcaagtgttcggtaaacaggaagttgtcgagtgatgaatctgaaaacgcatcacatggtatagctgacttatataaatcctgaaaccaaatttcagaaatccttgtattgtagttcctgagaaaatgtgatgaaaattttcacAGATCCTAACAAGAGTAACATCAAGGTGCAACAGAAAAAGAAGCAAGctatatttttctctattaatTCTATTTTTTCTACAAGTCAAATTGTATTTATGTTACTGTAATCTTACCGGTAACCTTGAATGGCAGTTCACAGGCTGTCTTTTGCAACAGAGCCTCTCCTGCTGTGTTGGCATCTCTCTGCAATTAGAGCAGGAGCACCATGATGGCTGGTCTGGTTTTGGTGGTTCTGGTCCAGCTGGCTGCCCATTGCCAACATTTGAATTGTCCAGGATGTTGAGTATAAAACTGGGCTGTGCCTTTGCAATTTGTTTGAGAATAATGCGCATGTCATCAACGGACATTGAATTGACTCTATTCTGAAAAAAAGCGATTAAAATTGAAAGTAGTACAGTCCAATGTTACAACTATTGAGGGTCACTATTTACAGATGATCAGACTTTGCTGATTTACCTCCATGACAGTTTAAGCCGACGAATCaccaaaaaataatgtttttgtttcaaaatcatattaaacacaatgttttttttcgaaaatttaaatggtaaatgattAACGAGCGTACGTAAAATGTTTCCTGGAATCCATAAAGATGCGTGAAACTAAACACATACACAGAAACATCAATATAGGATTTTACAGATGTAATAATTATAGATTGTATGTTTCTGATCACTTTGAAAATAACTTtgatatgactttttttttcttacaatataaataagaagatgtggtatgagtgccagtgcACATTTCAAATCCAATTATTATAAGTAGGAGCTGAGAAAGCTACAGGACATTGGTAAGGCGGGCACAATAATTTGAAGATAATGATTTTGGTATTATTTTCTGTTGCTGATCAATACCTCAAGTTGAGCTATCCTGTTTTCTCTATTGACCTCTTGGAGCTGGCCTCTGTTTCCCTGTCCTCTGCCTCTTCTGCTGCCTCTCGCCTGACCTCTACCTCTTCCACGTCCACGTCCACTGCCCCTTCCACGACCTCTCTTTGGGTTTCTCTCCATAGGCTGACCATTGTCAGAGCTAAGGTCAGATGTTGGCGACCTGCTCCTGTTACTTGATGCATCTGAAAACTgtaaataagatattttattccATATGTATCTTATATATAAGGACAAACAATATTTGGTCAAGACAAAAATTCAAGAGCCCCCcttattgtttgttttgtaaataaatactttgatcctgaattttgataaaataaataatttgaccAGCAAGAGGATAAAAAAATCTTCTGACAGGatatttaccataaaaaattatttgaaatttgaagaaaaataaattgtCGCGCCACTTACCAAAACAAAAAATTCTGACcagaaaccccccccccccctgtaaGTTAAATGGTCCGTCCCTAAAGAGCATAAAACTTAGAAAGATATTCTGAGCTGTCTTACCTGAAATATATGTATACCGgtaagaaagtaaaaaaaaaaccaacaacaaaaaattaaatcatgTTACAGAAAAAGTTTCTATTGCTTTGTGACTTTTTCTAAATCATTTCTCAAGAAGCTAAAGAGCACAAAACTTGTAGAAAAATATGCTGAGCTGTCTAGCAAAACTTACATCTTCAgaaaaagatatgaaataaaactatttacaaCTAGAATTGCAATAATGCATTgcatacatgtttttattttcccTTTATATTTGTGACTATATTATGACCATTCTCATACTAAATATATTTGGACTTTTaatatctataattatatatttgatcatctgaatattttctttttaaaacaaagaCATTGTGACTTTTTTCGATATAAGAGAGCTGCCATTCGATTttagttttgattaaaaaaaaatgcaggatgagcAGCTGGGCCCCCAAAAACAGgataaacttataaaaaaggcAGGACTAAATatagtgaaaattaaaaaagaaaaaaaaaagcaggacagacAGCTAAAAACACGCAGGATTTTTTATCCAGAATATCTACCATACGAAAACTTCGACACCCTTCCCGAAATTGAATTGATTTTCCCTTCTATTAAACCTGGAGGTGGATATAATACAGCCCATGAAACAGTTATGGCTTGTGTCAAACTTGAGTGTCGACTTAGGAGGGTTCAGTGGCCCTGATTAGTTGGAAAATACAATGCATTCCTGTTGCTTCTCGATCCGAACTTTAAGCCGGCAGTGACTGATATCATTTTAAGTGACTCAACATAAGAGGGACCCGTGCCTTCTTGCTCCGAGGTACATAACTTGCGTTTTTTGCAAAACGGCAATTTGAAATCTGTTTGTTTGCGTTCatgttgaaattttgtttatcTGACACTTTTTGGCAACTCCTTTAACTATTCATTCGAATATGATAAATTATAGATAGTTTTTACATGTGACACGGTAGATCCGACGAGGAGTTTAgataaatttatagattctttgTTCTATTTTGTTTTCCCCAATTGGGGCCCCTAGCAATGATTCTTCACGATTTTAACGTTTTCAGTCCAATTTTTGAATATATATCGAGGAAGTAAGGATGAAATTTATTACAACtgatatttttttagataaacaGTTGAAAGAATTTCTTTGCAAGACACTTTAACGCTTGAAATTTAACTTCTTTCTGAACCAGTATAACGTGGACTTACCTCAGCATCCATCGTTGACGTCATCATTGTTTACGCTGGTGAAGATCGGCAATCATCGGAACGGTGCTTCCGAAAGTTAATTAACCTCCATTGTTATGAAAAAACTCGTAGCAGATGGAATTGTTTTCTGGTTTGCATGCCATATGATCGCGATTTTCGTACTGAAACAGCCACGAATAGTTTAGTTTTTAGGGAATGTAAACATAACAAGCATATttttgaagacattttttttacccAAAACTCGTTTCATATTACTTTAAATGGCACCAAAtaccaatgtaaaacaattcaaacgagataatGTATACAAATTATATTAGTATTACTTTTGCCTATTATAAATATGAATACATGCGTGTCTGTTTCATTTCAGGGGCAAGGAGTTTCGTTTCTCGTTTGCTAGTCTACATACACTACCTGCTTTCTTTTTTGGGAAACCCATTCTTGGCTTGAGTGGTACACTAACATCAGATTTAATAAAAAGAATACCATCTATTCTCGGAATGAAAAACCCAGTTTTCGTACAAGAGTCCAGATcgaccaaacattttttttaataaagttgaaAAAAACTACTACTGTTGATGTgagcaaaatgtataaaaaaaaattcatagatTAACGTGACAAATTATTTTCAGACAAACACTCTTATCCTGTAATATTAATGTTCATACCGATGTTATACATAAGTCATGCAGCTAGCTACTTGAGACATCTTTTCGTATttttacatcataaagccataggaattgATTTTTTAACTGAATATAAAGgttttcatatcaaaattgattgattgttggttgcttaacgtccagtggcaaatatttcatgcatattcaggacgagaacaagttcacaataaatacattaggtaggttgatacaaaagaggccatctgggatgatggtcggggaaatttggactgccactggaaaatgagggtatattggatagggacaaattttgccttgcaacaggtcacctacggacccctcagagagttgttgcaagggttcttaacgtgcaaagagcgtggcactctctttacacaaggcatcggatttaacgtcccccttctgaccggacgtgactgcgaacttgatacatcccgcacagccaaacggacgcccaaaAAGATATCAAAAGATATTGTtagtggtggaaagaccttcaattgttctctgaacaattggtttttaattatattatgtattgttcTCTGTTATCTGTTGTTTTGTCACATTGTATATACTTGTTTATGTATTGCCATAGCATGTTATTTATGCTTTCGCAAATAAAATATTCCTTCATTCATTCAAATCATGAATCGTACGGTCTGTTTGGAGCAAGTGCCTGGTACATCGGAGGGCGATATCAAGTGGGTGATAAACATGTCGGTCTCTTTATATTAGTATCATTTTCCTCTGATCGAATTGCTATCCTCGGGGATGCTAATTTAATATTAAGCAATGTGAAATAACGATTAAGTTTCCTACTCATATAATTCGCAatgttttatgtgtacatgtcATGCTGTCCATCAAAGGCCCTTAATtgaaatgataaatattctttcCTG
Protein-coding sequences here:
- the LOC143052055 gene encoding uncharacterized protein LOC143052055 encodes the protein MMTSTMDAEFSDASSNRSRSPTSDLSSDNGQPMERNPKRGRGRGSGRGRGRGRGQARGSRRGRGQGNRGQLQEVNRENRIAQLENRVNSMSVDDMRIILKQIAKAQPSFILNILDNSNVGNGQPAGPEPPKPDQPSWCSCSNCREMPTQQERLCCKRQPVNCHSRLPDFQQCVLDELVLELAIRYRNDFLAQPEDDNYNRCHRHAAYRQYILWIHGYLGAGNRRVIPSCCVWGIRDKYPDATGQYVGFGQYVGFVGGRLG